In Candidatus Woesebacteria bacterium, one DNA window encodes the following:
- a CDS encoding Polysaccharide deacetylase family protein, which produces MAKAERKVEERISRREFLKRAVIVSAAGFLSACGITPPYENKGGSPDLTPTPEPTKGPSLTPTETTIPTPTQTQTPEPTSTFTPEPTSTFTPLPPEFLSQSENGQITQEKINFLANHEISRGDKNRKVILITYDDGGRTDDITKILNVYKKYNCKTSFFVTGEWLEREPNHDIAWQIVENGHTLGCHGYEHVPFTSLTSKEIEKQLSKFIKLLNKVIPGYPLRFFRPPYGNRNQRVREQVAKFGMQTVIWSLESGGLDAETQERVINNRINNGAIVLSHSTRWYDINQAENIVAGLLALGYKLESLDTGLDPNDYWSHNIE; this is translated from the coding sequence ATGGCAAAAGCAGAAAGGAAAGTAGAAGAAAGAATATCAAGAAGAGAATTCTTGAAAAGAGCAGTTATTGTATCTGCGGCTGGATTTCTTTCTGCTTGTGGAATTACTCCTCCTTATGAAAACAAAGGGGGTAGTCCTGATCTAACTCCAACTCCAGAACCTACCAAGGGGCCTTCTCTTACTCCTACTGAGACAACAATTCCTACTCCAACCCAAACTCAAACACCAGAACCAACATCAACTTTCACACCCGAGCCAACATCAACTTTCACCCCTTTGCCGCCTGAATTTCTTTCCCAATCTGAAAATGGGCAAATTACTCAAGAGAAAATAAACTTTTTAGCAAACCACGAAATATCACGAGGAGATAAAAACCGTAAGGTTATACTTATAACTTATGATGATGGGGGCAGAACAGATGATATTACTAAAATCCTTAATGTCTACAAGAAATATAATTGCAAAACAAGTTTTTTTGTGACAGGTGAATGGTTAGAAAGAGAACCTAACCACGATATCGCATGGCAAATAGTAGAGAATGGGCATACCCTCGGATGCCATGGCTACGAACACGTTCCCTTTACATCTCTCACCTCAAAAGAAATTGAAAAACAACTCTCTAAATTTATTAAACTTTTAAATAAAGTTATTCCTGGATACCCATTAAGGTTTTTCCGCCCTCCCTATGGTAATAGAAATCAAAGAGTAAGAGAACAGGTTGCAAAGTTCGGTATGCAAACGGTTATCTGGAGCCTTGAAAGCGGAGGTCTCGATGCCGAAACGCAAGAAAGAGTTATCAATAATAGGATTAATAATGGAGCTATAGTCTTATCCCATTCAACAAGATGGTATGATATAAATCAAGCCGAAAATATTGTAGCGGGATTGCTAGCTTTAGGTTACAAGCTGGAAAGTTTGGATACAGGATTAGACCCAAATGATTACTGGTCTCACAATATCGAATAA
- a CDS encoding Alginate lyase precursor, translated as MAKAERKVEERISRREFLKRAVIVSAAGFLSACGITPPYENKGGSPDLTPTPEPTKGPSLTPTETTIPTPTQTQIPTPTAEPTPTPTEITLDIYHNFSGFEEGKWKMPEESEIPVISYEDITSGRLLEKELKLLSTGEVTPFTGNEVPLEIIYFEYSNGQALVNLKGEFYKIYDGLVDEPDKVPFRVTSLSFVDIEGTRLLVLGVAMHESDGRVAVLHYAFENYKDQFVINMVQIAVNRKAYALPWGVVHKPYYEGFGWYDYNKESFMLEMYQDEEGKKERESLLQEWNDTGKAPEKLQKILLLGFIGPWDPYRQRDIKP; from the coding sequence ATGGCAAAAGCAGAAAGGAAAGTAGAAGAAAGAATATCAAGAAGAGAATTCTTGAAAAGAGCAGTTATTGTATCTGCGGCTGGATTTCTTTCTGCTTGTGGAATTACTCCTCCTTATGAAAACAAAGGGGGTAGTCCTGATCTAACTCCAACTCCAGAACCTACCAAGGGGCCTTCTCTTACTCCTACTGAGACAACAATTCCTACTCCAACCCAAACTCAAATACCAACCCCAACCGCCGAGCCAACACCTACTCCCACTGAAATTACTCTTGATATATACCACAACTTCTCAGGTTTTGAAGAAGGGAAGTGGAAGATGCCTGAAGAATCAGAAATTCCTGTTATCTCATATGAGGATATAACAAGCGGCAGACTTCTTGAGAAAGAACTAAAGCTTTTGTCAACAGGAGAAGTAACTCCTTTTACTGGCAATGAAGTGCCTTTGGAGATAATTTATTTTGAATATTCAAATGGTCAAGCTTTAGTTAACTTAAAAGGCGAATTTTATAAGATCTATGACGGTTTGGTAGATGAACCCGATAAGGTTCCTTTTCGAGTGACTTCTCTTTCTTTTGTAGATATTGAAGGAACTCGACTTCTTGTTTTGGGTGTAGCAATGCATGAATCTGATGGCCGTGTTGCTGTTTTGCACTATGCTTTTGAGAATTACAAGGATCAGTTTGTAATCAATATGGTTCAGATTGCTGTAAATCGCAAAGCTTATGCTTTACCTTGGGGTGTTGTACACAAACCTTATTATGAGGGTTTTGGTTGGTATGATTACAACAAAGAATCATTCATGCTTGAGATGTATCAAGACGAAGAAGGTAAAAAAGAGAGGGAGAGTTTGCTTCAGGAATGGAACGATACAGGTAAAGCTCCTGAAAAGCTTCAAAAAATATTGCTTTTGGGCTTTATTGGACCATGGGATCCTTACAGACAGCGTGATATAAAGCCCTAA
- a CDS encoding Alpha-L-glutamate ligase-like protein, giving the protein MKASEILGINARNKLFSYVYNSAKGKNIAASKLKTKKYLKKAGVPIPEVYAKFKNIDEIWDFDWNSLPSSFALKPNQGLGGEGIIVVKRKAKDGNGWITTQKKRVTVDDLKLHATDIIEGAYSMDNEPDVAYVEEYVGRHKAFRKYAYRGTPDIRVIVFNRVPVMAMLRLPTRESGGRANLHQGAIGVGVDVATGITTRAIWHGDLIKFKPGTKRKLHGIKIPQWDKILETAVKAQEACFLGYVGVDVVLHPERGPVVLEINSQPGLSIQMANGVGLKKRLEKVEDLKIRDASHGIKVAKALFAERFSDRVRAEEGLKIVKVFEEIKIKSVSGKVVLIPAKIDTGAWRSSIDKSLAEKLGLLDEKNILWRKKVKSALGEDYRPIINLTFWLAGRKITTPAFVSKRSSLKFPVIIGRRSLSGILVDPVVEVEDKLRLVEKGKGVLK; this is encoded by the coding sequence ATGAAAGCTTCAGAGATATTGGGTATTAACGCAAGAAACAAGCTCTTTTCTTATGTTTATAATAGTGCCAAAGGTAAAAACATCGCCGCTTCAAAGCTGAAGACTAAGAAGTATTTGAAAAAAGCAGGGGTTCCTATTCCTGAAGTTTATGCCAAGTTTAAGAATATTGACGAGATCTGGGATTTTGATTGGAACAGTCTTCCTTCAAGCTTTGCTTTAAAACCTAACCAAGGCTTGGGAGGCGAGGGGATTATTGTTGTTAAAAGGAAAGCCAAAGACGGCAATGGCTGGATAACTACTCAAAAGAAAAGGGTAACAGTTGATGATTTAAAGCTTCATGCAACAGATATTATTGAAGGCGCATACTCTATGGATAATGAGCCTGATGTTGCTTATGTTGAAGAATATGTCGGCCGCCATAAGGCTTTTAGAAAATATGCCTACCGCGGAACGCCTGATATTAGGGTGATTGTTTTTAACCGTGTGCCTGTGATGGCCATGCTTCGCCTGCCTACTCGTGAATCAGGTGGAAGGGCTAATTTGCATCAAGGCGCAATTGGGGTTGGAGTTGATGTTGCAACAGGGATTACAACACGCGCGATTTGGCATGGGGATTTGATTAAATTTAAGCCAGGGACAAAACGCAAGTTGCATGGAATTAAGATTCCTCAGTGGGATAAGATTTTAGAAACCGCAGTTAAAGCACAGGAAGCTTGTTTTTTGGGTTATGTGGGGGTGGATGTAGTTTTGCATCCTGAACGGGGGCCGGTTGTTCTTGAAATTAATTCTCAGCCCGGTCTTTCAATCCAAATGGCAAATGGCGTGGGTTTAAAGAAAAGGCTTGAAAAGGTTGAAGATTTGAAAATCAGGGACGCTTCGCATGGAATCAAGGTCGCAAAAGCCCTCTTTGCCGAGCGGTTTTCTGACCGTGTTCGGGCTGAGGAAGGCCTTAAGATAGTCAAAGTTTTTGAAGAAATTAAGATAAAATCAGTTTCAGGTAAAGTGGTTTTAATTCCTGCTAAAATTGATACCGGCGCCTGGCGAAGTTCAATTGATAAATCTTTGGCTGAAAAGCTTGGACTTCTTGATGAAAAAAATATCCTTTGGCGTAAAAAGGTTAAAAGCGCTTTGGGTGAGGATTATCGTCCCATTATTAATCTTACTTTTTGGCTTGCCGGTCGGAAGATAACAACACCGGCTTTTGTTTCAAAAAGGTCGTCTTTGAAGTTTCCTGTCATAATTGGCAGAAGGAGTTTGTCTGGTATTTTAGTTGACCCTGTGGTTGAAGTAGAAGATAAATTAAGGTTGGTTGAAAAGGGAAAGGGAGTCTTGAAATGA
- a CDS encoding Alpha-L-glutamate ligase, RimK family — MKITVITTNYNAFALEIKRLKEEAQKAGYDFSVLDLENFSFAIKDGKLDIDWLNGEISDIYILRGALHSQKLVSEILEYLRKRGARVFDNNFLKHKYSINKVADLVKLTLAGILVPNTFFARSFDDFLKFGEEIGYPFIFKSGRAGKGQGVYKVDSREDFLKMIAGFNDEEKEAQSFLLQEYIPYKYDLRCLVIGDRTFTMRRIPKKGDFRANFSLGGSVELFDLDDRGKDLAKRALKAVGLEIGGVDILIDENDKRYIIEVNHTAGFVGMEKATGENIAKIYLDFAISRAS; from the coding sequence ATGAAAATAACAGTTATCACTACAAATTATAATGCTTTTGCTCTTGAGATAAAGAGATTAAAAGAAGAAGCGCAAAAAGCAGGTTATGATTTTTCGGTTTTGGACCTTGAGAATTTTTCTTTTGCAATTAAAGACGGAAAATTAGATATTGATTGGCTCAATGGTGAGATTTCTGATATTTATATCTTGCGAGGCGCGCTTCATTCTCAGAAATTAGTTTCTGAGATTTTGGAATATTTGAGAAAAAGAGGGGCTCGTGTCTTTGATAATAATTTCTTGAAGCATAAATATTCTATTAATAAAGTTGCCGATCTTGTTAAATTGACTTTGGCTGGAATTTTAGTTCCGAACACTTTCTTTGCTCGTAGTTTTGATGATTTTTTGAAATTTGGGGAAGAAATTGGTTATCCGTTTATTTTTAAATCGGGTAGGGCGGGTAAAGGACAGGGAGTTTACAAAGTAGATTCAAGAGAGGACTTTTTGAAGATGATAGCTGGTTTTAATGATGAGGAAAAGGAGGCGCAATCTTTCTTGCTTCAGGAGTATATTCCTTATAAATACGACCTCCGCTGCCTTGTCATTGGTGATAGAACCTTTACCATGAGAAGAATCCCCAAAAAAGGCGATTTTCGCGCCAATTTTTCTTTGGGTGGCAGTGTTGAGCTTTTTGACCTTGATGATAGAGGAAAAGATCTTGCAAAAAGAGCGCTTAAGGCGGTTGGGCTTGAAATAGGCGGGGTGGATATTCTTATAGACGAAAATGATAAGCGTTATATAATTGAGGTTAACCATACAGCAGGTTTTGTGGGTATGGAGAAGGCGACAGGAGAAAATATAGCCAAGATTTACCTTGATTTTGCTATTTCCCGCGCGTCTTAA
- a CDS encoding Alpha-L-glutamate ligase, RimK family: protein MKILIAGLVKNIQLVRLVEEGKKRGHMVEGCYASDLVIDCDKDSFNPYLVDGRKLEEYDLIYSMIGSKRRWEWYTVFSFLNEKFGTTIINEKTIAKDYNYFLSPALDYLKQTQNDLPYPKSAIVFNAKGAREAIKSFTYPLVVKSSAGRQGRGVFLCKNFEDVLSAIEEIHKVGVEAVVIREFIPNDGDLRIFTVGYRALGAMKRSPTKEGEFRSNISLGGRGEKFELENYPEIKSIAEKAAEVMKTEIAGVDIIIHQETSKPYILEINPSPQFEGFEKYTGINVAEKIIEYFEERRNQNR, encoded by the coding sequence ATGAAGATATTAATCGCAGGGCTTGTTAAAAATATCCAATTAGTTAGGCTTGTTGAAGAAGGAAAAAAACGAGGGCATATGGTTGAGGGTTGTTATGCTTCAGATTTAGTTATTGACTGCGACAAGGATTCTTTTAATCCTTATCTTGTTGATGGGAGGAAGCTTGAGGAATACGACCTGATTTATTCGATGATAGGGTCAAAAAGAAGGTGGGAGTGGTACACTGTTTTTAGTTTTCTTAATGAAAAATTCGGTACGACTATAATTAACGAAAAAACGATAGCCAAGGATTATAATTACTTTTTATCACCAGCTCTTGATTATTTAAAGCAAACTCAAAACGATTTGCCTTATCCCAAGTCGGCCATTGTTTTTAATGCGAAGGGAGCTCGTGAGGCTATTAAATCTTTTACTTACCCTCTTGTTGTCAAATCTTCAGCAGGAAGACAGGGAAGGGGCGTTTTTCTTTGTAAGAATTTTGAGGATGTGCTTTCTGCAATTGAGGAAATACACAAAGTGGGAGTTGAAGCTGTGGTTATAAGAGAGTTTATACCCAATGATGGTGATTTGAGAATTTTTACTGTTGGCTATCGCGCGCTTGGAGCAATGAAACGTTCTCCAACAAAAGAAGGGGAGTTTAGGAGTAATATTAGTTTGGGCGGCAGGGGTGAGAAATTTGAGTTAGAAAATTATCCAGAAATAAAATCTATTGCCGAAAAAGCGGCAGAAGTGATGAAGACGGAAATTGCTGGAGTCGATATTATAATTCACCAGGAGACTTCTAAGCCTTATATTTTGGAGATTAATCCCTCGCCTCAGTTTGAGGGTTTTGAAAAATATACAGGAATTAACGTAGCGGAGAAAATTATTGAATATTTTGAGGAAAGAAGAAATCAAAATAGATAG
- a CDS encoding DNA alkylation repair protein, with product MARFGIRGKNILGGPSLPILRKIAKEIGKNHELALVLWNSEIHEARILAAMIAEPEKATEPQIEKWVKDFDSWDVCDQVCSNFFDKTHIAYKKAVEWSKKEEEFIKRAGFVLMACLSVHDKKALDKKFIKFFRNIKRESVDERNFVKKAVNWALRQIGKRNTNLNKKAIKLAKEISKINSKSARWIAQDALKELKSKAVQEKLKRRGNLITITKTI from the coding sequence ATGGCACGGTTTGGTATAAGGGGAAAAAATATTCTAGGCGGACCGTCTTTGCCTATCTTAAGAAAAATAGCCAAAGAAATCGGTAAAAATCACGAACTAGCTTTAGTGCTCTGGAATTCTGAAATTCATGAAGCGAGAATTTTGGCAGCAATGATTGCCGAACCGGAAAAAGCAACCGAGCCGCAGATTGAAAAATGGGTTAAAGATTTTGATTCATGGGATGTCTGTGACCAAGTTTGTAGCAACTTCTTTGATAAAACCCACATTGCCTACAAAAAAGCGGTTGAATGGAGCAAGAAAGAAGAGGAATTTATCAAGCGGGCGGGTTTTGTTTTGATGGCTTGTCTTTCGGTGCATGATAAAAAAGCATTAGACAAAAAATTTATCAAATTCTTTAGAAATATAAAAAGAGAATCTGTTGATGAAAGAAATTTCGTTAAAAAAGCCGTTAATTGGGCGCTTCGACAAATCGGTAAAAGAAACACAAACTTGAATAAAAAAGCGATAAAACTGGCGAAAGAAATTTCAAAAATCAATTCTAAGAGCGCAAGATGGATTGCGCAAGACGCACTGAAGGAGTTAAAAAGCAAAGCGGTACAAGAAAAACTAAAAAGACGCGGGAATTTGATTACAATTACCAAAACAATATAA
- a CDS encoding LSU ribosomal protein L7/L12 (P1/P2), with protein MADEAKLSKTVEELVEKISSLSVLELSELTKALQEKLGVSAMPTAVAPQAAPADSGQAQGEAGGQEAGGANQTLVMTNAGANKIAVIKALREINQNLTLMDAKAMTENVPAEILKDAKAEDVKAAAEKLKAAGANVEVK; from the coding sequence ATGGCAGATGAAGCAAAATTATCGAAAACAGTAGAAGAATTAGTTGAAAAGATTTCAAGTCTTTCAGTTTTGGAACTTTCGGAATTAACCAAAGCATTGCAGGAAAAATTAGGAGTTTCAGCAATGCCAACTGCCGTAGCTCCTCAAGCAGCTCCTGCTGATTCTGGTCAAGCTCAAGGAGAAGCTGGCGGACAAGAAGCCGGTGGCGCCAATCAGACTTTGGTCATGACCAACGCTGGCGCTAATAAGATTGCTGTTATTAAGGCTTTGCGCGAAATCAATCAAAACTTAACATTGATGGACGCAAAAGCTATGACAGAAAATGTTCCTGCAGAAATCCTGAAGGATGCAAAGGCTGAAGATGTTAAAGCAGCAGCAGAAAAATTGAAAGCAGCAGGCGCAAATGTTGAAGTTAAGTAA
- a CDS encoding LSU ribosomal protein L10p (P0): MKRAEKPLFVQNLTEELKSSSAIVVINYQGLTVKLQQELKKRLKAVGAKMLVVKNTLFRLASKEAKVAEEITSDTVLSGPTAIVATESDPIAPLQVLAKFASEFEIPQFKVGIVEGKFQDKENLIALSKLPPKNVLFGQVVGTISSPLYTFAFTLENNLQKLVFILNEASKK, encoded by the coding sequence ATGAAAAGAGCTGAAAAACCATTATTCGTACAAAACTTAACAGAAGAGCTTAAAAGCTCAAGCGCTATTGTGGTTATTAATTACCAAGGCCTTACAGTTAAACTTCAGCAAGAGCTTAAAAAAAGGCTAAAAGCAGTTGGTGCAAAAATGCTTGTTGTCAAAAACACCCTCTTTCGCCTTGCCTCAAAGGAGGCTAAAGTGGCCGAAGAAATTACATCAGACACTGTCCTTTCAGGGCCAACTGCCATTGTTGCGACCGAGTCAGACCCTATCGCACCGCTTCAAGTATTAGCCAAGTTTGCTTCTGAATTTGAAATTCCTCAATTTAAAGTTGGAATTGTTGAAGGGAAATTCCAAGATAAAGAAAATTTAATTGCCCTTTCTAAATTACCGCCCAAAAATGTCCTTTTTGGCCAGGTCGTGGGGACAATTTCCTCCCCGCTCTATACTTTTGCTTTCACTCTTGAAAACAACTTGCAAAAACTGGTGTTTATATTAAACGAGGCATCTAAGAAATAA
- a CDS encoding LSU ribosomal protein L1p (L10Ae): MGKTKTAFVTGLPEENLSGEEKYKERLKKKAEREAKEKAKIEGVGLKGGERIKVVGGEIPEIKEEEKKEEKKAKAKERKRGKKYLAAKQKIDKTKSYKIDEAIKLIKEASYSSFDGTMEAHIQVKKQGLNVSVSLPHSTGKTKKIEVADEKTIAKLEKGVIDFDVLLATPDMMPKLLPFARLLGPKGLLPNPKNGTLIKSKEEAKNFSTDKMTLKTEKEAPLIHTIFGKVSMDDKKLSENLEAIIEAIGRKQIVKLFIKSTMSPSARIDF; this comes from the coding sequence ATGGGTAAAACAAAAACAGCATTTGTCACAGGACTTCCTGAAGAAAATCTTTCAGGAGAAGAAAAATACAAAGAAAGACTGAAGAAAAAAGCCGAGCGCGAGGCTAAAGAAAAAGCCAAAATTGAGGGTGTGGGCCTAAAGGGCGGTGAAAGAATAAAAGTTGTCGGTGGCGAAATTCCTGAAATTAAAGAGGAAGAGAAAAAGGAAGAAAAGAAAGCCAAGGCAAAAGAAAGAAAAAGAGGCAAAAAATACCTTGCCGCAAAGCAAAAAATAGATAAAACCAAAAGCTATAAAATTGATGAGGCAATAAAACTTATAAAAGAAGCTTCTTACTCTTCCTTTGACGGCACAATGGAAGCTCATATTCAGGTTAAAAAACAAGGCCTTAATGTGAGCGTTAGTCTTCCCCACTCAACCGGAAAAACTAAAAAGATAGAAGTTGCAGATGAAAAAACAATTGCTAAATTAGAAAAAGGGGTTATTGATTTTGATGTCCTTTTGGCAACTCCTGACATGATGCCAAAGCTTTTGCCCTTTGCAAGACTTCTTGGACCAAAGGGCTTACTGCCAAACCCCAAAAACGGAACTTTGATTAAAAGCAAAGAAGAGGCTAAAAATTTCAGCACTGATAAAATGACTCTTAAGACAGAAAAAGAAGCGCCTTTAATTCACACAATTTTTGGCAAAGTAAGTATGGACGATAAAAAATTAAGCGAGAATTTAGAAGCCATAATTGAAGCTATCGGCCGAAAGCAGATTGTAAAACTCTTCATCAAATCCACCATGAGCCCCTCGGCAAGAATAGATTTCTAG
- a CDS encoding LSU ribosomal protein L11p (L12e), which produces MAKKVKVVIKVNLKAGEATPAPPLGPALGQHGVAIMDFVKAYNDRTKDMKGQVVPAVITIYEDRSFDFELRKAPVSEMIKKELGLDKGSGQALRETIGTLTKDQLEKIAKEKMDDLNTDDLEAAKKIVAGTARSMGVKVEE; this is translated from the coding sequence ATGGCAAAGAAAGTCAAAGTGGTAATCAAAGTTAATCTTAAAGCTGGCGAGGCTACCCCCGCTCCCCCGCTTGGCCCGGCTTTGGGTCAGCATGGAGTTGCCATTATGGATTTTGTCAAAGCTTATAACGACAGAACCAAAGACATGAAAGGCCAGGTCGTGCCTGCTGTCATAACGATTTATGAAGACCGCTCTTTTGACTTTGAATTAAGAAAAGCACCAGTTTCTGAAATGATTAAAAAAGAATTGGGGCTTGATAAAGGTTCAGGGCAAGCTTTAAGAGAAACAATCGGAACTTTGACTAAAGATCAGCTTGAAAAGATTGCCAAAGAAAAAATGGATGACTTAAACACCGATGATCTTGAGGCTGCCAAGAAAATTGTGGCAGGTACAGCAAGAAGCATGGGTGTAAAAGTCGAAGAATAA
- a CDS encoding Transcription antitermination protein NusG codes for MKKIKEEKKEELQVETPTKVVGHFVINKEENPLAHWYVVHTASGHEMRVAETLRQRVESMGFERNVFELMVPTQDRVVIRSGKKATVKEKILPGYLLVKMIMDDATWLAVRTTPGITGFVGAGKSPTPLSEKEVENILKFISTPAKRFKTRFSTGEAVKIVDGPFSGFLGSISEMDEERGKVKVLVSIFGRETPVELNFLQIQKV; via the coding sequence ATGAAAAAAATAAAAGAAGAGAAAAAAGAAGAATTACAAGTTGAAACACCGACCAAAGTTGTTGGTCATTTTGTTATTAATAAAGAGGAAAACCCTCTTGCCCACTGGTATGTTGTTCATACCGCTTCAGGCCACGAGATGCGTGTTGCTGAAACCCTTCGCCAAAGAGTTGAATCAATGGGATTTGAAAGAAATGTCTTTGAGCTGATGGTGCCAACTCAAGACAGAGTGGTAATAAGAAGCGGCAAAAAGGCAACGGTCAAAGAAAAAATTCTTCCTGGTTATCTTTTAGTGAAAATGATTATGGATGATGCCACCTGGCTTGCTGTTCGCACCACTCCAGGAATTACAGGTTTTGTCGGCGCGGGCAAAAGCCCTACTCCATTAAGCGAAAAAGAGGTTGAAAATATTCTCAAATTTATTTCAACTCCTGCCAAAAGATTTAAGACCAGGTTTTCAACTGGCGAGGCGGTTAAAATCGTTGACGGGCCTTTCTCAGGATTTTTGGGCTCAATCAGTGAAATGGATGAAGAACGAGGTAAGGTTAAAGTTTTGGTTTCAATCTTTGGCCGCGAGACTCCAGTTGAACTCAATTTCTTGCAAATCCAGAAAGTCTAA
- a CDS encoding preprotein translocase subunit SecE, whose product MRKIINYLQGVRLELSKVTWPKKEETVRMTLTVIVFSAIVAGYVGILDFLFTTILTKIFVR is encoded by the coding sequence GTGAGGAAAATTATCAACTATCTACAAGGAGTTCGCCTTGAATTAAGCAAAGTTACCTGGCCAAAAAAAGAAGAAACTGTAAGAATGACTTTGACAGTTATCGTCTTTTCGGCTATAGTAGCAGGTTATGTCGGGATTTTGGACTTTCTTTTTACCACAATCTTGACTAAAATCTTTGTAAGATGA
- a CDS encoding Ribonuclease HII — MKSLPNFYYEKKILKKGYKVIAGLDEAGRGALAGPLVCAAVVFKGNFSEIIKQASKDQVKINDSKKLTENKRKEAYSWIRKNAFSFGVGVSSVSEINRYGIAKATFSGFRRAIREVEKRAGRRVNFILIDAFYVPYIEGIRMPKKTIRKANRRTKKVKIEGRQLAIIHGDEKSFSIAAASIIAKVYRDKIMKKISRLAAYKKYNWEKNKGYGTSDHLLALKKFGLTKEHRSSFIHLKS; from the coding sequence GTGAAAAGTCTCCCCAACTTCTATTACGAAAAAAAGATTCTAAAAAAAGGTTATAAAGTAATAGCTGGTCTTGATGAGGCTGGTAGGGGAGCTTTGGCAGGGCCTTTGGTTTGTGCGGCTGTTGTCTTTAAAGGAAATTTTTCTGAGATTATAAAACAAGCCTCAAAAGATCAAGTAAAAATAAATGATTCTAAGAAATTAACAGAGAATAAGCGAAAGGAAGCTTATTCTTGGATAAGAAAAAATGCTTTTTCTTTTGGGGTAGGGGTCTCTTCTGTTTCGGAAATCAACCGCTACGGTATTGCAAAAGCAACTTTTTCGGGTTTTCGTCGGGCGATAAGAGAAGTGGAAAAGAGAGCGGGAAGGCGAGTAAATTTTATACTCATTGATGCGTTTTATGTCCCTTATATAGAGGGTATTAGAATGCCTAAGAAAACAATAAGAAAAGCTAATAGAAGGACAAAAAAAGTGAAAATAGAAGGCAGACAGCTAGCAATTATTCATGGCGACGAAAAATCTTTTTCAATTGCTGCAGCATCAATTATTGCCAAAGTTTACCGCGACAAGATAATGAAAAAAATTTCTCGTCTTGCCGCTTACAAAAAATATAATTGGGAAAAGAATAAAGGCTACGGAACTTCAGACCATCTTTTGGCTTTAAAGAAGTTTGGTTTAACAAAAGAGCACCGCTCAAGTTTTATTCACCTTAAGTCTTAA
- a CDS encoding SSU ribosomal protein S21, which yields MVVVKKQKGESEDKLISRFKKKVLDEGIVIEARERKEYKPKSQIRKEKKYRLKFLDELARKRAKNN from the coding sequence ATGGTCGTTGTTAAAAAGCAAAAAGGCGAGTCAGAAGACAAACTCATCAGCCGATTTAAGAAAAAGGTTTTGGATGAGGGCATTGTCATTGAAGCAAGAGAAAGGAAAGAATATAAACCCAAATCTCAAATCAGAAAAGAGAAAAAATACCGCCTCAAATTCTTGGATGAATTGGCAAGAAAAAGAGCCAAGAATAATTAA